Proteins encoded within one genomic window of Bacillus thuringiensis:
- the psiE gene encoding phosphate-starvation-inducible protein PsiE: MKFNIDHFIASVLQWILNIALIILSIVLSIFLINETITFIQYIFSAKKYTSYKLVESIIVYFLYFEFIALIIKYFKSNYHFPLRYFIYIGITALIRLIIVSHEEPMETLLYAGAILVLVIALYISNMRDLRKE; this comes from the coding sequence ATGAAATTTAATATCGATCATTTTATCGCGAGTGTTTTACAGTGGATATTAAATATAGCGTTAATTATATTATCCATTGTCTTATCTATTTTTTTAATTAACGAGACAATTACTTTTATTCAATACATATTTTCAGCAAAGAAGTATACGTCATATAAATTAGTTGAAAGTATCATCGTCTATTTCTTATACTTCGAGTTCATTGCGTTAATTATTAAGTATTTTAAATCGAACTATCATTTTCCGTTACGTTATTTTATTTATATCGGAATTACGGCGTTAATTCGTTTAATTATCGTATCTCATGAGGAACCGATGGAGACATTATTATACGCAGGAGCAATTCTTGTTTTAGTCATTGCTTTATACATATCAAATATGAGAGATTTGAGAAAAGAGTAG
- a CDS encoding nuclease-related domain-containing protein, with translation MIVKERKIPVHLLQLEALLRRLPAHHPKRNMVAENLAKFMAGYKGEQAIEYPLSFLSETRYSILHDIRLFDQKHYFQIDTLIVSSCFLLFLEIKNIIGTLIFDAKFNQLIRIADGTSEEGFPDPLLQLKRQEMQLRKWLSLHDLYNIPIESLVVISSPRTIIKTSDEILPNKIIHGANLPNRIKQIENQYKEEAISNINGLINQIMNGHIPQRQNILVQYKVKEEELLKGVQCEECFTMAMLKEKQGWRCQNCNSTSKQAHLRALQDYTLLFGMITTNSKLRGFFNMQSSSAVKRLFQTMKIPYTGNNKGRTYDLTSFQS, from the coding sequence ATGATTGTGAAAGAACGAAAAATACCCGTACATTTACTTCAATTAGAAGCTTTACTTAGAAGATTGCCTGCCCATCACCCAAAAAGGAATATGGTGGCTGAAAATCTAGCGAAATTTATGGCTGGCTATAAAGGAGAGCAGGCGATTGAATATCCACTTAGTTTTCTGTCCGAAACAAGATATAGTATTTTACATGATATCAGGTTGTTTGATCAGAAACATTATTTCCAAATCGATACCCTTATAGTTTCCTCGTGTTTTCTTCTTTTTCTTGAAATAAAAAATATCATTGGCACATTAATTTTTGATGCGAAGTTTAATCAACTTATTCGAATAGCAGATGGTACTTCGGAAGAAGGGTTCCCAGATCCGCTTTTACAACTAAAACGGCAAGAGATGCAGCTTAGAAAATGGTTGAGTTTGCATGATTTATATAATATTCCGATTGAATCTCTCGTTGTAATTAGTTCTCCTCGTACAATTATTAAAACTTCAGATGAAATACTTCCTAATAAAATTATCCACGGTGCAAATTTACCTAATAGAATCAAACAGATTGAAAATCAATATAAAGAAGAAGCAATTAGTAATATAAATGGACTTATAAATCAAATTATGAATGGACACATCCCGCAGAGACAAAATATTCTTGTACAATATAAAGTTAAAGAAGAGGAGTTGCTAAAGGGCGTACAGTGTGAGGAATGTTTTACCATGGCGATGTTAAAAGAAAAGCAGGGATGGCGTTGCCAAAACTGTAATAGTACGTCTAAACAAGCTCATTTACGTGCTTTGCAAGATTACACACTTCTGTTTGGAATGATAACTACTAATAGCAAATTGAGAGGATTCTTTAATATGCAATCTAGTTCTGCGGTTAAACGACTCTTCCAAACAATGAAAATCCCATACACCGGCAACAACAAAGGACGAACCTATGATTTAACTTCTTTCCAATCATAA